The Actinomycetes bacterium genomic interval GGTGGGTTCTTCTCCTCCCCGTTTGTGAACTCGCCGTTGACGGCGGCGGGCAGTGTGTATCGGTATGGGTCGGGTGGGGTGTTCCCGACGAGCACGTACAACAACTCCAACTACTGGGTGGATGTGGTGTTCACCACGTCGCCGTAGCCTTGTTCTGCGTCGGTGATCTCGGGGCTCATGGGCGCAAGTCTGGTAGGTGTTCCTGAGGCAGTTGGCACGGACTTGGGGGTTCGACATGCGGTGCGACAGTGGTCAGCGGGCAGGTGGTGCACCGCTGTGACACCACGGAATCCGGGCGGCCCACTTTGGCTGCTGACGGCGGCGGATCCGCCGAAGGCCTTGCCGGCCGGGTCGGGCGCGCGGCGGTCTGGAGCGGGGCGAGCACCCTCTTCTTGAGGTTCTCGAACATCGCCGTGATGGCGGTGGTCGCGCGAATCGTTGCGCCACGAGACTTCGGTGTTTTCGCTGTCGCTCTCACCGTGCAGGCCATCGTGTCGAGCATGGGCGTGTTGGGTGTCTCGTCCGCGCTTCCACGCGGGGACTTGAACCCCGACGAGATCGCGCCAACCGTCGCAACGATCTCGCTGTTGAGCGCAGGGGTCCTGGCGTCGGCAATGGCTGTCTTCGCCGATCAGCTGGCCACCGCCCTTGGCTCCCCCGAGGCGGCGGGGGCCATCCGGGTGATGTCCATCACGGTCTTCCTCGTCGGTGTCTTCGCTGTACCAGGGGCTTTGTTGACGCGGGACTTCAAGCAGCGGAGCATCTTCGCTGCGACCGTGATCGGCTTCATCCCGTCGAGCATTGTCCTGGTATTGATGGCGGCGGATGGCAACGGAGCGCTCGCGTTCGCCTGGTCCCGGGTGGTCGGCCAGCTCCTGATGGGTCTGACCATGACCGTGCTGGTCTCGCGGCGCTACGCTCCAGGCGTCTCCCGGGCCTGGATCCGGCCCCTTCTCGCATTCGGTCTGCCGCTCACCGGGGCCAACCTGCTCAACTACGTCTTGCTCAATGCCGACTACGTCTTCATCAGCAGACTCCTCGGCCCTACCGAGCTCGGCATCTACATGCTGGCGTTCAACGTCGCGTCCTGGTCGACAGCCTTGCTCGGCTCGGTGATCAACAATGTCGCTATGCCAGCCTTCTCGAGGCTGCGAGGCAGTCCACGGCTCCTGGGCGAGTCGCTCGTCAAGTCGACTCGGGGGGTGGCGCTGGTCGCTTTCCCCATCGCGGCGCTCTCGTTGGTCCTGTCCTACGCGTTGATCGATACCGTGTACGGAGGCAAGTGGGTCTCCGCGGCCCCGACATTGTCGATCCTGGCTCTGTACGGCGCTCTGTTCGTTCTCTGCCTGCTGTTCGCGAACGTGCTGACCGGCCTCGGTCACACGCGACTTCTCTTCGTCACCCAGCTCGTCTGGGTGCTCTGCCTGGTGCCGGCCATGGCCGTCGGGATCCGGTTGGGCGGCATCGAGGGCGCCGCGATGGCACACATCGCGGTGATCACGGTCGTGGTGTTCCCCGTGTACCTGTTGGCGGTCCGTAGGTCAACTCAGCTGGAGACGACCGCGCTGCTCAGGGCGCTGCTGCCTCCTCTCGCCGCCGCGGTGCTGGCTGCGGCCGTCGCGTCGGCCTGCGCTCGTACCGTGGCGGTGGCTCCGGCACAACTGCTGTTAGGAGGTGCCGTCGGCGCAAGCAGCTACCTGGTGCTCGTTGCCCCGGCCGTGGCTCCGTTCGTGGCTGGACACGGTCGAAGCCCGGGAGTCATCAGCCAGGTGGTGAACGCCTACTGCTGGGTCGCACGGTGGCCCCAAGTCCTGGGCCTCGGCGGTCGTAGCCGCCCGGCGGCGCCTCTTGCGGACGACGCTCGTGTCTGAATCCGGATCGGGTGGTGGTAGCCCGTTGGCCCAGCCCAGGCCCGACGACAGGCTGGGCCGGGTGTTCGGCGCTCCCCGACTTCGGTCTCGCAGGGCGCATCTGACCAGCCAACCTGTGCCATGAGGGCGGCAGGCCAAGGACCGATTGCTACGGGCGGTGGAGGGGGGCGCCCATCGAAACTGGCCAGAAGGATCTTCTGGCAGGCTGAGAGCCTCGCGGCGCGGTATCGCTACCCACGGCCGACCATCCCGCTGTCAGGGCGGGTCAGCGAGCTGCCGACGGTGTACTTCCTCGCCGCAGACTTCCGCCGTCCGGCAGGAGGGCTGCGCGTCATCTATCGGCACGTGGATGTGCTCAACGAAGCAGGCATCTCGTCGGCGGTCCTGCACCAGCGACCGGGCTTCCGGTGCGACTGGTTCGAGAACAACACCCGCGTTGTTGATGCGCGCAGCGTGGGAATCGGGCCGCGCGATGTGCTCGTCGTGTCGGAACTTGATACCGACCTCGTTGCGTCCTTGCCCCGAACGGTCAGGCACCTGGTTCTCAACCAGAGCGGCCACCTCACCTGGAAGCGGGAGCCGGAACTGGTCACCGAGCACTACCGGTCGTCGACCGGTCTGCTGGGGATGATTGTCGTTTCCGAGCACAGTGCCGAACTCATGACCTACGCCTACCCGCAACTCGCTATCCGACGGGTGTGGAACAGCGTGGATCCTCGGTTGTTCCATCCTGGAAGCGCCGAGCGAGAGCGGACCATCGTCTACTTCCCCCGTCGCGGTCGGGACGATGCTCGTCAGGTGCTCTCCCTCCTTCACAGCCGACGCGCCTTGCGCGAATGGCGTCCGCAAGCGCTCGACGGGCTCAGCCAGCGTGAGTTCGCAGCCGCGCTGCGGTCGAGCCAGATCGTGCTGAATCTCTCCTACCAGGAGGGCTTCGGGCTGCCAGCCCTCGAGGCGATGGCATGTGGCAACTACGTCGTCGGTTATCACGGATTCGGCGGACGCGAGTTCCTGCTGCCGCGGTTCAGCTCTCCGATCGAGACGGGGGACGTGTTGGAGGTGGCCCGGGCCGCCGAGCA includes:
- a CDS encoding glycosyltransferase, with the translated sequence MYFLAADFRRPAGGLRVIYRHVDVLNEAGISSAVLHQRPGFRCDWFENNTRVVDARSVGIGPRDVLVVSELDTDLVASLPRTVRHLVLNQSGHLTWKREPELVTEHYRSSTGLLGMIVVSEHSAELMTYAYPQLAIRRVWNSVDPRLFHPGSAERERTIVYFPRRGRDDARQVLSLLHSRRALREWRPQALDGLSQREFAAALRSSQIVLNLSYQEGFGLPALEAMACGNYVVGYHGFGGREFLLPRFSSPIETGDVLEVARAAEQAIIANDEDRDWCMARGREASAFVLGRYSSEHERDSVLTAYRDLLGRG
- a CDS encoding lipopolysaccharide biosynthesis protein yields the protein MHRCDTTESGRPTLAADGGGSAEGLAGRVGRAAVWSGASTLFLRFSNIAVMAVVARIVAPRDFGVFAVALTVQAIVSSMGVLGVSSALPRGDLNPDEIAPTVATISLLSAGVLASAMAVFADQLATALGSPEAAGAIRVMSITVFLVGVFAVPGALLTRDFKQRSIFAATVIGFIPSSIVLVLMAADGNGALAFAWSRVVGQLLMGLTMTVLVSRRYAPGVSRAWIRPLLAFGLPLTGANLLNYVLLNADYVFISRLLGPTELGIYMLAFNVASWSTALLGSVINNVAMPAFSRLRGSPRLLGESLVKSTRGVALVAFPIAALSLVLSYALIDTVYGGKWVSAAPTLSILALYGALFVLCLLFANVLTGLGHTRLLFVTQLVWVLCLVPAMAVGIRLGGIEGAAMAHIAVITVVVFPVYLLAVRRSTQLETTALLRALLPPLAAAVLAAAVASACARTVAVAPAQLLLGGAVGASSYLVLVAPAVAPFVAGHGRSPGVISQVVNAYCWVARWPQVLGLGGRSRPAAPLADDARV